In Synergistaceae bacterium, the genomic window ACGCACTATAGAGTTTTCGACAAGCAATTGGATGCTGAAAATTAAGACGCTCGGAAAAGGAATAAACGAGATATGACGACAGACGAGGAAAAAAAATTATGGGATGATTTTTCCCGGACTAGATCACTAGCTGTCCGTGATGAAATTGTAAAGCGTTATTTGCCGCTGATTAAATATGTAGTCGGCAGAATGGCTGTAACTCCTCCGCAGGGACTTGATTATGAAGATATTTTAAGTTTCGGCGTGTTCGGACTTCTTGACGCAGTTGACAAATTCGACCCGTCAAAAGGTTTTGTATTCCAGACTTATGCAATACCGAGAATCAGAGGTGCAATTTTAGACGAGTTACGTAAATGCGACTGGTTCTCACGTACAGGGCGCGAAAAAGTTCAGAGGCTCAATAAAGCTATGGAAAAAGTTTTGCGCGATAAAGGCGAGCTTAAAGACGAGTGGCTCATTTCTGAATTAGGCATAAGCGAAGAAGAATATTACGAGACTCAAGAATTAGCCTCGCGGGGTTATATTACTTCACTCGATGACACTAACCCGTTAGATGACGGCGATGTACCTATTGAAGCAACTATTGCAGACGATAGAGAGACAGCAGCTGACAGGTTAGACGACGAGAGCGACAGACAGCAGTTAATAGCAGCTTTACAGGAGTTGCCGGAAAAAGAACGCACAATGTTGAGTCTTTATTATTATGACGGGCTGACTCTAAAGGAAATCGGCCAAGTTTTAGGCGTGTCAGAGAGCAGAGTCTCACAGATTCACGGCAAAGGGTTATCAATGTTACGTACTATATTAAAAGCTAAGATGAATGAATAAATAATTTTTTCTCACTCAGGAGGTGAATTTATTTGCTCAACACAGACGTATTTGATCTGCACGCACAGTCCGACGGGATTTATTTATCGTGTAACAGCAAAGATTTCAAGGAAAATGACGTTTATGCGTTCTTGAAAGAATATGGAATCTTGCGCTATGACTTCAAGGCGATACGAAATTTTATTAAAGACGGTCAGACATGCAAAATTTGCGGACGTAACCCGGCACTTGAGAAAGACGCAAAAGTTAATGTCTCACTCGCAGGCGATAAAATGTCAGCGTCAATCACTATAGAACCGCCGTTTTTCGCTAAACCTTGGCCGAAGCTCGATGAAGTTATTGCGGTTTTACATGCTTACGGAATCAAAGTCGGAATCGATACAGTTGCAATACAATCATTATTAGCGCGTAAACTTGCAAATGAGTCAGTTGTCGTAGCAAAGGGGACTCCACCTATCGAAGGCAGCGACGCATATATTGAATTAATAAAGGATCCTGATAAGCCGTTCGAGGTCAGAGACGATGAAAAAATTGACTTCTGGAGCCGCAGCACTATTGTTACAGTTCACCCCGGCCAGGAAGTTGCGATAAAACATCCTTTAGTGAACGGCAAAACCGGCGTTGACGTTACCGGAGCAGCAGTCAGAGCACAACCAGTAAAAAACGTAGAATTTTCTTTCGGTGAAGGACTCAAGCGCGACCCTGAGAACCCGTTAATTTTATTAGCAGTCGCAGAAGGTCAGTTAAAGAATGATAAAGGCCGTCTTGTTGTGCTGCCTGAATTAACTATCGGGAATGATATAGATTTCAGCGTCGGCAGTATTGATTTTACGGGAGCTGTTAATATTCGCGGTTCGGTGCGTGAGGGCTTTCACGTTGCAGCACAGGGAAATATCGAGATTAACGGCATGATTGAAGGCGCAGACGTTGACTCGCAGGGAGTAGTAATCATTCACGGCGGTGTCAGAGGCATGGGCAAAGGCACTATACGCGCAAATAATGACGTGAGTCTAAGTTTTGCGGATCAGGCTACAATCAGGAGCGGCGGAAGTATTCTCGTGAAAAACTCTGTCCTTCACAGCAGATTATATGCACGCAGGGCTGTTATTTCGTTAGGAGGCGGCAGACATTCACAGATTGCAGGCGGGCGGGTTGATGCAGGTCTTGAAGTCTCTTGCAATATTTTAGGCTCTGAAATGGGCACTAAGACAGAAATTATTGTCGGGACTCCTCCTGATATGCTCGAAAAGCGAAAAGTTTTCACGGGAGAAATTAAACGCTGCGAGGAAAATCTTGAGAAAATCGAGCCGAATTTTGCATTGTTGAAAAAATTAGAGTCAGCTGGTCAATTAGACGACTCAAAACGCGCCATGATGATGGATTTAACAAAAATGAAGTTCCAGCTTCAGGCAGCACGCGATAATATGCAGAAGGAGCTTGACGACCTCGAAGAACAATTAGCACTAGTCCGCGATAAAGGCATTGTCAGAGTCAAAGATATTTGTTATCCCGGAGTTGTTATTTCTGTCAGAGGCTTAAATTATATCGTTCATGAGATTTGCAAATTTACGTCATTTATTGCCGACGACGAAAAACGCTGCATTGTCTTAAAACCGTTCGATTATATGGCCGGCCACCTTGGAGGATAAAAAATTATGCAGCCAGTAAATTTATTGATGTCAAATTTGAATGTCGAAGCAAGCGCACGCCATGCCCCGAATGCCTTAGCAGCCGCTCAGGAAACAGGACAGAGTCAGGAAATTATACGCGATGGAATTAGAATCGTTCAAACCGTGCAAGCAAGTGAGGCAATGAATAACGCCCAGCGAGTCCACCGCAAAAATTCTGATGAGCAGCAGCAAGACCAGCAGGGACAAAACCGGGACAGCTTCGAGCATACCAAGCAAAAAGAAAATG contains:
- a CDS encoding FliA/WhiG family RNA polymerase sigma factor — encoded protein: MTTDEEKKLWDDFSRTRSLAVRDEIVKRYLPLIKYVVGRMAVTPPQGLDYEDILSFGVFGLLDAVDKFDPSKGFVFQTYAIPRIRGAILDELRKCDWFSRTGREKVQRLNKAMEKVLRDKGELKDEWLISELGISEEEYYETQELASRGYITSLDDTNPLDDGDVPIEATIADDRETAADRLDDESDRQQLIAALQELPEKERTMLSLYYYDGLTLKEIGQVLGVSESRVSQIHGKGLSMLRTILKAKMNE
- a CDS encoding DUF342 domain-containing protein; protein product: MLNTDVFDLHAQSDGIYLSCNSKDFKENDVYAFLKEYGILRYDFKAIRNFIKDGQTCKICGRNPALEKDAKVNVSLAGDKMSASITIEPPFFAKPWPKLDEVIAVLHAYGIKVGIDTVAIQSLLARKLANESVVVAKGTPPIEGSDAYIELIKDPDKPFEVRDDEKIDFWSRSTIVTVHPGQEVAIKHPLVNGKTGVDVTGAAVRAQPVKNVEFSFGEGLKRDPENPLILLAVAEGQLKNDKGRLVVLPELTIGNDIDFSVGSIDFTGAVNIRGSVREGFHVAAQGNIEINGMIEGADVDSQGVVIIHGGVRGMGKGTIRANNDVSLSFADQATIRSGGSILVKNSVLHSRLYARRAVISLGGGRHSQIAGGRVDAGLEVSCNILGSEMGTKTEIIVGTPPDMLEKRKVFTGEIKRCEENLEKIEPNFALLKKLESAGQLDDSKRAMMMDLTKMKFQLQAARDNMQKELDDLEEQLALVRDKGIVRVKDICYPGVVISVRGLNYIVHEICKFTSFIADDEKRCIVLKPFDYMAGHLGG